A window of Streptomyces profundus genomic DNA:
CAACTTCGCCGACCTGTCAGGTACCGCGGGAACCGATCACTTCCTCCCCTGGAAGCTCAACCAGATGACCACTCCCGACGGGCAGGTCCTCGGCCTGGGCACCGATATCGGTCCGATGGCCGTCTGCTACCGCAAGGACATGTTCGAACAGGCGGGCCTCCCGACCGACCGGGAGGAGGTGGCCGCGCTCTGGGACGGCGACTGGTCGCGCTATGTCGAGGTGGGTGAGGAGTTCATGGCCAACTCGGCCGACCCCGACCTCTCCTATATGGACAGCTCCACCGGCCTCTTCAACGCGATGGTCTACGGCAGCTCCGAGCAGTTCTACAACGCCGAGGGCGACCTGATCTACCAGGAGAACCCGGTGGTCGCCGACGCGTGGGAACTGGCCTCGCGGGCCGCGTCCTCCGGGATGACGGCGGCCCTGCGGCAGTACCAGCCCGAATGGGACCCCGGCCTGGCCAACAGCACGTTCGCCACCGCCGTCTGTCCGGCCTGGATGCTCGCCCACATCAGCGAGAAGGCCGGCGAGCAGAACGCCGGCAACTGGGACATCGCGAAGGCCCCGCTGGGCGCCAACTGGGGCGGCTCCTTCCTCTCCGTCGTGGAGGACAGCCCGGTCCGCGACGAGGCCGCCGAACTGGTCGCCTGGCTCACCGCGCCCGAGCAGCAGCAGTACATCTTCCAGGAGTTGGGCAACTTCCCGTCCTCCGCTGAGGCCATCGGATCCGAGGAGGTGACGACGGCGACGGCGGCGTACTTCGACGACGCCCCGATCGGCGAGATCTTCGGCGCGGCGGCGCTGGAGATCCCGGACGAGCAGGTGCTCGGGCGGAAGGACGGCACCATCAAGGACGCCTTCGGGCAGGGCCTCCAACTGATCGAGTCCCAGGGCAGAAGCGCGGACGAGGCCTGGGAGGCGACGGAGGAGAACATCGCCCGAGCGGTCGGCTAGCCGACGGAGCCTGAGCGGGGCCCCGCCCGCCGCCGCCCGCGCCGCGCGCGGGCCCCGCCCGTTCGGGCGGTTGGCCTCCGGGGGCGTGGTGGGGCCCGCGCCGCCGGTTCGAGGTTCGGCCGGGCTGGCGTTGGCGTGCCCGGCTCGGGGGATGGGGGCGGTTGGTCGAGGTGTGGGCCGGAGGGCTCGTGTCCCAGCGTCCGGGTTCGGCCTGGGGCAGGCTCTCCGCCCCTCCGGTGCTCGTTCTCCGGCTTCCAACCGGCCCGGGAGGCGGGGCCGTTGTTCGCGCGGGCCCGGCGCGGAA
This region includes:
- a CDS encoding ABC transporter substrate-binding protein produces the protein MGTTWKPFRTRRAATVAAALSLVVVAGCSSGGDSTGGGRSDDGSVTITVGLFGVMGFEETGLFERYMDENPDVRVEVEVAGDEQTYYTALQTHLAAGSGLKDIQGIEIGRAKEIVDTQADNFADLSGTAGTDHFLPWKLNQMTTPDGQVLGLGTDIGPMAVCYRKDMFEQAGLPTDREEVAALWDGDWSRYVEVGEEFMANSADPDLSYMDSSTGLFNAMVYGSSEQFYNAEGDLIYQENPVVADAWELASRAASSGMTAALRQYQPEWDPGLANSTFATAVCPAWMLAHISEKAGEQNAGNWDIAKAPLGANWGGSFLSVVEDSPVRDEAAELVAWLTAPEQQQYIFQELGNFPSSAEAIGSEEVTTATAAYFDDAPIGEIFGAAALEIPDEQVLGRKDGTIKDAFGQGLQLIESQGRSADEAWEATEENIARAVG